The proteins below come from a single Asanoa ferruginea genomic window:
- a CDS encoding roadblock/LC7 domain-containing protein, translating to MTSPYIHESIERSDADVSNGQLSQEAQTFNWLLDSFTSGTAGVVEAIAVSSDGLLMAMSAIKDRANAERLAAIVSGMTSLAGGAANWYSLGGLNRVIVDMADGYLLITSISSGSVLGVIADRSANLGTLAYEMTLFASRAGGALTPRLIAELKNSVQS from the coding sequence ATGACCAGCCCGTACATCCACGAAAGCATCGAACGGTCTGATGCGGACGTGTCCAACGGCCAGCTCAGCCAGGAGGCGCAGACCTTCAACTGGCTGCTCGACTCGTTCACCTCGGGCACCGCGGGCGTCGTGGAGGCCATCGCGGTCTCCAGCGACGGCCTGCTGATGGCAATGTCGGCGATCAAGGACCGGGCCAACGCCGAACGGCTGGCCGCGATCGTCTCCGGCATGACCAGCCTCGCCGGCGGCGCCGCCAACTGGTATTCGCTGGGCGGCCTCAACCGGGTCATCGTCGACATGGCCGACGGCTACCTGCTGATCACCTCGATCAGCAGCGGCTCGGTGCTCGGCGTGATCGCCGACCGGTCGGCCAACCTGGGCACCCTCGCCTACGAGATGACCCTGTTCGCGAGCCGTGCCGGTGGCGCGCTGACCCCCCGCCTGATCGCCGAGCTGAAGAACTCCGTTCAGTCATGA
- a CDS encoding nitrate- and nitrite sensing domain-containing protein: MLLGRLRIRGKLALLLIAPLLGIIALAVPVVGDRVSTAERADDTARLVEIAGQVGSLVQNLQQERMLSIGYTYGVVDRSRLVLQSAQVSDAVADLRATSDLPKDLQGALDALPTLAASRAAVLKGDARPVVVLATFGEQVTRLIDGLGLRGKADTTTPAGRQVMALDSVLRSDEGISLVATQIVLLTAVRDADPKTPIPTAVASMSLPTMAVLLQDVARFRSYATAEQNGVYDLVQQGVNARSTNGDFLGQLAKSPEEALAAINLPTLFPLAESLMTLGTFVEKRIVADVKAEVSDRQNRALTEAYGVGLACLLLLLCVVLLSVAVARAVVRPLTRLTESADDVAKVAEAELTKVADGELDSSVPVRLEAVDVRARDEVGDLARAFERVQATAARLVERQVAGRRNVAQMFGHVGRRTQNLVGRQLALIDRLERQEADPGRLQHLYRLDHISSRLRRSASSLVVLSGSAGADSHVAPLPLTDVIRLALGEIEDYLRVDIKVPTEISIAPSMIGDLVLVLAELMENATTFSPPHTRVTVTGVVSDPGIRLLVVDHGLGMSAERMAEENARLARRERLDLVPTEVLGLFVVGRLARRHGMRVMLSTTPGGGVTAELEVHERELVTDAEVPPRSTIARARVSPPEQVRPQSPAGPPVIGGDGSAAAVYDPFRPDRRPTGVGHGGSSAAPAVGPAPAPAGAADPQQAPSAAETKAATPPPPATAAPEWPIRQRVPGRTEPPATAPPGDEAPEASESADDAPAGRRPTPVTRRPNGNSPGFDEAALNRASRMLANGQPWNAFVPQPRIAGEVDEPVNQRPTQADRPNPPTRPAKAAARPIPPIKAKLAKPAKAADKPKPELSDEETQAVLRRRVPGAKLPTDGTAESAPTSAPPSPADPAAARALVEEFEAGVRYAERQVRGGAIPGARPVPVNGAANGKAATDATSRSTATATPGRPLSRRQPGATLDDQDVSTERQTSDQPLDPEAARDLVQQFESGVARAMRQISAGLRDEEGTR; the protein is encoded by the coding sequence GTGCTACTCGGTAGGCTGCGCATCCGCGGGAAGCTCGCGCTGCTGCTCATCGCGCCGCTGCTCGGCATCATCGCGCTCGCGGTGCCCGTCGTCGGCGACCGGGTCAGCACCGCCGAGCGGGCCGACGACACCGCCCGCCTCGTCGAGATCGCCGGCCAGGTCGGCTCGCTGGTGCAAAACCTCCAGCAGGAGCGGATGCTCTCGATCGGCTACACCTACGGCGTCGTCGACCGCAGCCGGCTGGTGCTGCAAAGCGCGCAGGTCAGCGACGCCGTCGCCGACCTGCGCGCGACCTCAGACCTGCCGAAGGACCTGCAGGGCGCGCTGGACGCGCTGCCCACGCTGGCCGCCTCCCGGGCCGCAGTGCTCAAAGGCGACGCCCGCCCCGTGGTGGTGCTCGCGACGTTCGGTGAGCAGGTAACGCGGCTGATCGACGGGCTCGGGCTGCGCGGAAAGGCCGACACCACCACGCCCGCCGGCCGACAGGTCATGGCGCTCGACTCGGTGCTCCGCTCCGACGAGGGGATCAGCCTGGTCGCGACGCAGATCGTGTTGCTGACTGCCGTGCGCGACGCGGACCCGAAGACCCCGATCCCCACCGCGGTCGCATCCATGTCGTTGCCGACGATGGCCGTCCTGCTGCAAGACGTCGCCCGGTTCCGCTCCTACGCGACGGCGGAACAGAACGGCGTCTACGACCTGGTGCAGCAGGGCGTCAACGCGCGCAGCACCAACGGCGACTTCCTCGGCCAGCTAGCCAAGAGCCCGGAGGAGGCGCTGGCCGCCATCAACCTCCCGACGCTCTTCCCGCTGGCCGAATCGCTGATGACGCTCGGCACCTTCGTCGAGAAACGGATCGTGGCCGACGTCAAGGCCGAGGTGAGCGACCGGCAGAACCGGGCGCTGACGGAGGCGTACGGCGTCGGCTTGGCCTGTCTGCTCCTGCTCCTGTGTGTCGTGCTGCTCAGCGTCGCGGTCGCCCGTGCCGTCGTCCGGCCGCTGACCCGGCTGACCGAGTCGGCCGACGACGTCGCGAAGGTCGCCGAGGCCGAGCTGACCAAGGTGGCCGACGGTGAGCTCGACTCGTCGGTGCCGGTCCGGCTGGAAGCCGTCGACGTGCGTGCCCGCGACGAGGTCGGCGACCTGGCCCGCGCGTTCGAGCGGGTCCAGGCGACCGCCGCCCGGCTGGTCGAGCGGCAGGTGGCCGGCCGGCGCAACGTCGCGCAGATGTTCGGCCACGTCGGCCGCCGCACCCAGAACCTGGTCGGCCGCCAACTCGCGCTGATCGACCGGCTGGAGCGGCAGGAGGCCGACCCGGGCCGGTTGCAGCACCTCTACCGGCTCGACCACATCTCCAGCCGGTTGCGGCGCAGTGCGAGCAGCCTCGTGGTGCTCTCCGGCTCGGCCGGCGCCGACAGCCACGTCGCGCCGCTGCCGCTCACCGACGTGATCCGGCTCGCGCTCGGTGAGATCGAAGACTATCTGCGGGTCGACATCAAGGTGCCGACCGAGATCAGCATCGCGCCGTCGATGATCGGCGACCTGGTGCTGGTGCTGGCCGAGCTGATGGAGAACGCGACCACGTTCTCGCCGCCGCACACCCGGGTGACCGTCACCGGCGTGGTCAGCGACCCCGGCATCCGGCTGCTCGTGGTCGACCACGGGCTGGGCATGTCCGCCGAGCGGATGGCCGAGGAGAACGCCCGGCTGGCCCGGCGCGAACGGCTCGACCTGGTGCCGACCGAGGTGCTCGGCCTGTTCGTGGTCGGCCGGTTGGCCCGCCGGCACGGCATGCGGGTCATGCTGAGCACCACGCCCGGTGGCGGCGTCACCGCCGAGCTCGAGGTGCACGAACGCGAGCTGGTCACCGACGCCGAGGTGCCGCCCCGGTCGACCATCGCCCGGGCCCGGGTGAGCCCGCCCGAGCAGGTCCGGCCGCAGTCGCCCGCCGGCCCGCCCGTGATCGGCGGCGATGGCTCGGCCGCCGCGGTCTACGACCCGTTCCGGCCCGACCGCCGCCCCACCGGCGTCGGGCACGGTGGATCATCCGCGGCACCGGCCGTAGGGCCGGCACCCGCACCGGCCGGTGCCGCGGATCCGCAGCAGGCCCCGTCGGCGGCCGAGACCAAGGCCGCGACGCCGCCCCCGCCGGCCACGGCCGCACCCGAGTGGCCGATCCGGCAGCGGGTTCCCGGTCGCACCGAACCGCCGGCGACCGCGCCGCCCGGCGACGAGGCGCCCGAGGCCAGCGAGTCCGCTGACGACGCGCCCGCGGGCCGCCGTCCGACACCGGTGACGCGGCGCCCCAACGGCAACTCGCCCGGCTTCGACGAGGCCGCGCTCAACCGGGCCAGCCGGATGCTCGCCAACGGGCAGCCGTGGAACGCGTTCGTGCCGCAGCCGCGCATCGCCGGTGAGGTCGACGAGCCGGTCAACCAGCGCCCGACCCAGGCCGACCGCCCCAACCCGCCGACCCGACCGGCGAAGGCGGCCGCGCGGCCGATCCCGCCCATCAAGGCCAAGCTGGCGAAGCCGGCCAAGGCCGCCGACAAGCCCAAGCCGGAACTGTCCGACGAGGAGACCCAGGCCGTGCTCCGGCGGCGGGTGCCCGGCGCCAAGCTGCCCACCGACGGCACCGCCGAGTCGGCACCCACCTCGGCACCGCCCTCGCCGGCCGACCCGGCCGCCGCCCGCGCCCTGGTCGAAGAGTTCGAGGCGGGGGTCCGCTACGCCGAGCGGCAGGTTCGCGGCGGTGCCATTCCGGGCGCGCGACCCGTGCCCGTCAACGGCGCGGCCAACGGCAAGGCGGCAACCGACGCGACCAGCCGCAGCACCGCGACGGCCACACCCGGCCGCCCGCTCAGCCGGCGCCAACCCGGCGCCACGCTCGACGATCAAGACGTCTCCACCGAGCGCCAGACGTCTGACCAACCACTGGACCCGGAAGCCGCCCGCGACCTGGTCCAGCAGTTCGAATCCGGTGTGGCACGGGCGATGCGCCAGATCAGTGCCGGCCTCCGCGACGAAGAGGGAACACGATGA
- a CDS encoding DUF742 domain-containing protein, with the protein MIPAHDPEPGTGVRPYLKAGLAGGEGGGIPPDDDPSAALRPFVLTSGRVVGVDPAIGMETQVTVHDGPPRTHLPSSARELHAIVALCAAPVSVAEISARLRMHLGVTRVLVGDLRATGHLDVHTLDVADPRDPETIRRVIRGLRAIS; encoded by the coding sequence ATGATCCCGGCGCACGACCCCGAACCAGGCACGGGTGTACGCCCGTACCTGAAGGCGGGGTTGGCCGGCGGGGAGGGTGGCGGAATTCCACCCGACGATGACCCGTCGGCCGCCCTGCGGCCGTTCGTGCTCACCTCCGGGCGGGTGGTCGGCGTCGACCCCGCCATCGGGATGGAGACGCAGGTGACCGTCCACGACGGACCACCACGCACCCACCTGCCGAGCAGCGCGCGCGAACTGCACGCGATCGTGGCGCTGTGCGCCGCACCGGTTTCCGTGGCCGAGATCTCGGCCCGGTTGCGCATGCACCTCGGGGTGACCCGGGTGCTGGTCGGAGACCTTCGGGCGACCGGCCATCTGGACGTACACACGCTTGATGTCGCTGACCCTCGCGACCCCGAGACGATTCGGCGGGTGATCCGTGGACTACGTGCGATCTCCTGA
- a CDS encoding GTP-binding protein, with amino-acid sequence MVGPPVKRRRAPIPVKIVVAGGFGVGKTTTVGAISEIAPLTTEAEMTTASIGVDDLHPDSTKTTTTVAMDFGCVTIDGSLKLYLFGTPGQSRFGFMWDDLTRGALGALVVVDSGRLDECHFAIDYFERADLPFVVAVNAFDGQLTHDLNAVRWALAVGDHVPVVRFDARQRLSVRDALLVLLDRALDRALRERGGS; translated from the coding sequence CTGGTCGGGCCGCCGGTGAAGCGCCGCCGCGCGCCGATTCCCGTCAAGATCGTGGTGGCCGGCGGCTTCGGGGTCGGCAAGACCACCACCGTCGGCGCGATCTCGGAGATCGCCCCGCTGACCACCGAGGCGGAGATGACCACCGCCTCGATCGGCGTCGACGACCTCCATCCAGACTCGACGAAGACCACCACCACCGTGGCGATGGACTTCGGCTGCGTGACGATCGACGGCAGCCTGAAGCTCTATCTGTTCGGCACGCCCGGCCAGTCCCGGTTCGGTTTCATGTGGGACGACCTCACCCGTGGGGCGCTCGGCGCGCTGGTAGTGGTTGACAGCGGCCGTTTGGACGAGTGTCATTTCGCCATCGACTACTTCGAACGGGCAGATTTGCCGTTCGTCGTGGCCGTGAACGCGTTCGACGGGCAACTCACCCACGACCTCAACGCCGTGCGGTGGGCGCTCGCGGTCGGCGACCACGTTCCGGTGGTCCGCTTCGACGCGCGGCAACGCCTGTCGGTCCGCGACGCCCTGCTCGTGCTCCTCGACCGGGCGTTGGATCGCGCGCTGCGCGAGCGCGGGGGGTCGTGA